The genomic region CGAGGATGCGGAAGCGTGTGAGGCCGCGCAGCACGATGTTGTAGCGCCCGTCGGCCAGCGTTTCGACGTGCGTGATGAGCCCTGCGCAGCCCACGGGGTAGACCGTCGGCACGCCCTCCTCGTCGTGGCCGCCGTCCGGGCAGAGCAGGACCATCCCGATCAGGCGGTCGCCGTCGAGCGCGTCGGCCACCATCTCGCGGTAGCGCGGCTCGAAGATGTGCAGCGGGAGGAAGACGCCGGGAAAGAGCACGGCGTTCGGCAGCGGGAAGATGGGGATCCTCGGCGGCAGCATGGCGGAGCGGGCAATCGTCAATGAACGGTGCGGGTCTTCCGGTTCACGTAGTCGAACAGCACGTAGCGACCCAGGGTCTGCGGCGTCGTGAAGTAGGCCTTGCCGTGGCAGATCTCCGTGACCTTGCGCACGAACGCGACCAGGTCGTAGTCGCGGGCGAGCATGAAGGTGTTGATCATGATGCCGCCCTTGCGGCAGGCGGCCACTTCCGCGAACGTCTCGGCGACGATGCGGGGATCGAGGCCGAAGGCGTTGCGGTAGATCCGCCCGTCGGGTTCGGTGAGCGCCGACGGCTTGCCGTCGGTGATCATGACGATCTGCCGCATGTCGCGCCGCTGCCGCTCGAGCACGCGCCTGGCGAGGCGGAGCCCCTCGCGGGTGTTCGTGTAGTACGGGCCGACGCGCGCCCGCGCGAGCTGGCCGAGCGGGATCTCCTCGGCCGAGTCGTGGAACAGCACGACGTGCAGCGAATCGCCCGGATACTGATGTCGGATCAGGTTCGACAACGCGAGCGCCACCCGCTTGGCCGGCGTGAACCGGTCCTCGCCGTAGAGGATCATGCTGTGGCTGCAGTCGAGGAGCAGGACCGTGGCGCACGAGCTCTGGTACTCACCTTGCGCCACCATCAGGTCGGCGTACTGCACGTCGATGCCACCGGCCCCGTCCAGTCCGCCGCGCTCGACGGCGTTCAGGATGGTGCTGCTCGCGTCGATGTTGAGCGTATCGCCGAATTCGTACGGCTTCGGCGCAGCGCTCGCTTCGACGCCGGTCGAGAAGTCGCGCGTGTCGTGCCGCCCGAGGCTGCTCTTCCCGAGCGACCCCATGAGGTCGCGCAGCGCGCGGTAGCCGAGGAAATCGAGGCCCTTGTCGGTGACCTCGAACCGGATCCGGCCGGCCTCGCCGCCGGGGAACCCGTCGGCCGCCTCGCGCCGGGCGCGCTCGCGATCGAGATCGGGTGGCAGCGTGATGTATCCCTCCTGGGCCAGGCGTTCGATCAGCTGGTCGACCAGGTGTTCGAGCTGCGAGCGGCTGTCGCCGTCGGCCGGGTCGCCGAGCAGACGCTCGATGGCCCGGTCGTCGAGCAGTCCGCCATTCAGCAGGGCCT from Acidobacteriota bacterium harbors:
- a CDS encoding VWA domain-containing protein — its product is MRYRYTRFTGDDLEGVDLESLLEQLSDLLLASGFDDPYTADSPADHSLQSLHEAILEALLNGGLLDDRAIERLLGDPADGDSRSQLEHLVDQLIERLAQEGYITLPPDLDRERARREAADGFPGGEAGRIRFEVTDKGLDFLGYRALRDLMGSLGKSSLGRHDTRDFSTGVEASAAPKPYEFGDTLNIDASSTILNAVERGGLDGAGGIDVQYADLMVAQGEYQSSCATVLLLDCSHSMILYGEDRFTPAKRVALALSNLIRHQYPGDSLHVVLFHDSAEEIPLGQLARARVGPYYTNTREGLRLARRVLERQRRDMRQIVMITDGKPSALTEPDGRIYRNAFGLDPRIVAETFAEVAACRKGGIMINTFMLARDYDLVAFVRKVTEICHGKAYFTTPQTLGRYVLFDYVNRKTRTVH